Proteins encoded within one genomic window of Rossellomorea vietnamensis:
- a CDS encoding aldehyde dehydrogenase family protein, with translation MNTQFDKLFINGEWIDGGSENTIPNQNPFDHTEIGSIQAASKEDLDKAYQSAQEAQKSWANELPQTKRSIMEKAVSVVEENKDLIIEWLIKESGSTYMKAAGEVTVSINSMKEAATYPYRMEGKILPSQVPGKENRVYRAPLGVVGIISPWNFPFHLAVRSIATALATGNGVVVKPATHTPVTGGLLFASIFEEAGLPKGLLNVVVGKGSEIGDDIVTHPIPRLISFTGSTEVGRRIGELAGKNLKKTALELGGNNVFIVLDDADLDQAVESALFGKFYHQGQICMSINRIMVQQGMYDKFVDAFVSRVKELQVGDPSDKKTQIGPLIDQNQVDRILKDIESSKEMGAEVALGGNAEKNLLYPTVLTHVTNSMPIAKNEIFGPVAAIIPFDSEEEVVGLANEHPYGLSGAVHSSSIERATNVAHQVETGMIHINDEPVNDEPHMPFGGEKDSGLGRFNGEWALEEFTTVKWVAVQHKRRDYGPFIEKR, from the coding sequence ATGAATACACAATTTGACAAACTTTTCATCAATGGTGAATGGATTGATGGAGGCAGTGAAAATACAATACCGAATCAGAATCCTTTTGACCATACTGAAATTGGATCCATTCAAGCTGCCAGTAAAGAAGATCTCGATAAAGCATATCAATCAGCACAGGAAGCACAGAAATCCTGGGCAAATGAGCTTCCTCAAACAAAGAGGAGCATTATGGAAAAGGCGGTCTCTGTTGTTGAAGAAAATAAGGATTTAATCATTGAATGGCTCATCAAGGAGTCAGGGAGTACGTATATGAAAGCTGCAGGTGAAGTGACCGTCTCCATTAACAGCATGAAGGAAGCTGCAACGTATCCGTATAGGATGGAGGGGAAAATCCTCCCTTCCCAAGTTCCCGGTAAGGAAAACAGGGTATACAGGGCCCCACTCGGAGTAGTAGGCATCATCAGCCCATGGAATTTCCCCTTCCATCTGGCTGTCCGCTCCATCGCGACTGCTTTGGCTACCGGAAACGGGGTTGTGGTTAAGCCAGCTACCCATACTCCTGTGACTGGCGGGTTATTATTTGCAAGTATATTTGAAGAGGCCGGACTTCCGAAAGGACTTCTTAATGTAGTGGTAGGAAAAGGGTCTGAAATCGGGGATGACATCGTGACCCACCCCATCCCCCGCTTGATTTCCTTTACAGGATCTACGGAAGTGGGACGCCGCATCGGGGAGCTTGCAGGGAAAAATCTTAAGAAAACGGCTTTGGAGCTCGGTGGCAATAATGTCTTTATCGTACTTGATGATGCTGACCTTGATCAGGCTGTTGAATCAGCCCTTTTCGGTAAATTCTATCACCAGGGGCAGATTTGCATGAGCATCAATCGGATCATGGTTCAACAAGGAATGTATGATAAGTTTGTGGATGCCTTCGTTTCCAGAGTGAAAGAATTACAGGTTGGAGATCCTTCTGACAAAAAGACACAGATCGGCCCATTGATCGATCAAAATCAAGTAGACCGGATATTGAAAGATATTGAAAGCAGCAAGGAAATGGGCGCTGAAGTGGCACTTGGAGGAAATGCAGAAAAGAACTTATTATATCCGACCGTTCTGACCCATGTGACAAATTCCATGCCGATTGCAAAGAATGAAATTTTCGGACCAGTGGCAGCCATCATACCATTCGATTCCGAAGAAGAAGTTGTAGGGCTAGCTAACGAACATCCTTATGGCTTAAGCGGAGCAGTCCATTCTTCATCCATCGAAAGAGCGACGAATGTGGCTCATCAAGTGGAAACCGGGATGATTCATATCAATGACGAACCGGTGAATGACGAGCCCCATATGCCATTCGGCGGAGAAAAAGATTCAGGACTCGGACGCTTCAACGGGGAATGGGCACTCGAAGAATTCACGACGGTGAAATGGGTGGCCGTTCAACATAAGAGAAGGGATTATGGTCCTTTTATTGAAAAGAGATAA
- a CDS encoding SDR family oxidoreductase: MSMSSKKVAIITGASSGIGQATAKELASKDITVMLAARREERLKELKNEIEQMGGTAYYHVTDVTNVEEMEQLAKKTVEEAGRIDVLVNNAGLMPLSLINKRKIKEWDQMVDVNIKGVLYGISAVLPYMEDQKSGHIINISSVAGHKVMPGSSVYSGTKYAVRAITEGLRQEMNASYNIRTTIICPGAVATELTETITDEDILAAFKDRDMKPLDSENIAKAISYAVEQPDHVDVNEIIVRPTQQDM, from the coding sequence ATGAGTATGAGTTCAAAGAAGGTAGCGATCATTACTGGAGCGAGCAGTGGGATCGGTCAGGCAACGGCAAAGGAATTGGCGTCAAAGGATATCACGGTGATGCTTGCAGCGAGACGGGAAGAACGATTGAAGGAATTGAAAAATGAAATAGAGCAAATGGGCGGAACGGCATATTATCACGTAACAGACGTGACGAACGTCGAAGAAATGGAACAACTTGCGAAGAAAACGGTAGAAGAAGCCGGCCGGATTGATGTATTGGTCAATAATGCAGGCCTCATGCCCCTCTCACTGATTAATAAACGAAAGATAAAAGAATGGGATCAGATGGTTGACGTCAATATTAAAGGGGTACTCTATGGGATATCCGCTGTTCTTCCTTATATGGAAGATCAGAAGTCAGGACATATCATTAACATCTCATCCGTAGCCGGGCATAAAGTGATGCCGGGCAGTTCAGTCTACAGTGGAACCAAATACGCCGTCAGGGCAATCACAGAAGGCTTGAGACAGGAAATGAATGCATCATACAACATTCGTACGACGATCATCTGTCCCGGGGCAGTTGCCACAGAACTGACTGAGACCATTACAGACGAAGATATCTTAGCCGCTTTCAAGGATCGGGATATGAAGCCACTTGACAGTGAAAATATCGCCAAAGCGATTTCTTATGCCGTGGAGCAGCCTGATCATGTAGATGTGAATGAAATCATTGTACGCCCTACCCAGCAGGATATGTAA
- a CDS encoding M42 family metallopeptidase: protein MNTYPDTKKTIQLIKELVEIPSPSGNTDTIMNFVEEYFTDLQVEMKRNRKGALIITLPGEDTSRHRMLTAHVDALGAMVKEIKSDGRLRLSMIGGFRWNAVEGEYCRIETATGKTYSGTILMHQTSVHVYKNAGEAKRDETNIEVRIDEKVRNAADVRELGIEVGDFVSFDPRAEITESGFIKSRHLDDKASVGMLMQLIRHIQSEGITLPYTTHFLISNNEEIGYGGNSNIPDETIEYLAVDMGAIGDGQSTDEFTVSICAKDSSGPYHYGLRKHLVSLAEENGIEYKVDIYPYYGSDASAAIRAGFDIVHGLIGAGIDASHAYERTHETSILHTENLLWHYVQSKMVIE from the coding sequence ATGAATACATATCCAGATACGAAGAAAACCATTCAATTGATAAAGGAACTTGTGGAAATTCCAAGTCCTTCAGGAAACACGGATACGATCATGAATTTTGTGGAGGAATATTTCACGGATTTACAGGTGGAAATGAAAAGGAATCGAAAGGGTGCACTCATCATCACCCTGCCTGGTGAAGATACATCGAGGCATCGCATGCTGACGGCACATGTTGATGCATTAGGTGCCATGGTCAAGGAAATCAAGAGTGATGGACGCTTACGGTTATCCATGATTGGTGGATTCAGATGGAATGCAGTGGAAGGGGAGTACTGCAGGATTGAAACAGCTACAGGCAAAACCTACAGTGGGACGATCCTCATGCATCAAACCTCTGTCCATGTTTACAAAAATGCAGGTGAAGCGAAACGGGACGAAACGAATATAGAAGTCCGGATCGACGAAAAAGTACGGAATGCTGCAGATGTAAGAGAGTTGGGAATAGAAGTGGGGGATTTCGTTTCATTCGATCCCCGTGCTGAAATCACGGAAAGCGGATTCATAAAATCCCGTCACCTGGATGATAAAGCGAGTGTAGGGATGCTTATGCAGTTAATCCGCCACATTCAATCCGAAGGAATCACGCTTCCATATACGACCCATTTTCTGATTTCAAATAATGAAGAAATCGGTTATGGCGGAAATTCGAATATTCCTGACGAAACGATTGAATATCTGGCAGTCGATATGGGTGCGATCGGCGACGGTCAATCGACAGATGAGTTTACCGTTTCGATTTGTGCGAAAGATTCAAGCGGACCTTATCACTATGGACTTCGCAAGCATTTAGTCTCATTGGCAGAGGAGAATGGGATCGAATATAAAGTGGATATTTATCCGTACTATGGATCGGATGCTTCCGCTGCCATACGGGCAGGTTTTGATATTGTCCATGGTTTGATAGGGGCAGGGATCGATGCGTCTCATGCCTATGAACGCACCCATGAAACCTCTATTCTTCACACGGAAAATTTGCTTTGGCATTATGTTCAATCCAAGATGGTCATTGAATAA
- a CDS encoding UDP-N-acetylmuramoyl-L-alanyl-D-glutamate--2,6-diaminopimelate ligase, whose amino-acid sequence MITYNLLESIKLKTVYGELPSEITDIHVDSRKVTEGTMFVCTRGYTVDGHDFAAMAVEKGATLIVAEKQLDIDLSKAALVVVKDTFKALAQLSNKYYDYPSQKLTVFGVTGTNGKTTVSNLIHSILKRAGQSSALSGTIGFNLNGELLPSENTTCDNLTNQQMMQSALDRKIENFTLEVSSHGLALGRLWGIDFDVVAFTNLSHDHLDYHGTMEHYGYAKGLLFSQLGQDLQDPKYVILNADDEWYHRYSYMTPHEVISYGLDAHADFKAVNIEYFNDMTKFTLNSPEGSFEVEMKLLGKFNVYNVLTAMACLYARGMEISRLVEIIRDLPPVNGRMEKVDMKAPLSVYIDYAHTPDAIENAIQSVLPFKENKIIFLVGTGGNRDKTKRPTMAEKASLADYVILTTDDPRYEEYDSILNDLEKGMQHDKYALIGDRAEAVKHAIEVSEPGDIIIFAGKGHEDYQIIENTKYPHSDKEIAAEESKLKYGITE is encoded by the coding sequence ATGATTACATATAATCTGTTAGAGAGCATTAAATTAAAAACGGTATACGGTGAACTTCCTTCTGAGATAACTGACATTCACGTCGATTCAAGAAAAGTGACAGAAGGCACCATGTTTGTATGTACGAGAGGGTACACAGTGGATGGGCATGATTTCGCTGCAATGGCCGTTGAAAAAGGTGCGACCTTAATCGTCGCTGAAAAGCAGCTTGATATTGATTTAAGTAAGGCGGCATTAGTTGTAGTTAAAGATACTTTCAAAGCCCTGGCTCAATTATCGAATAAATATTATGATTATCCTTCTCAGAAACTCACTGTTTTCGGTGTGACGGGCACAAACGGAAAGACCACAGTCAGTAATCTGATCCATTCCATCCTAAAAAGGGCTGGTCAGAGTTCTGCGTTATCCGGAACGATTGGGTTTAATCTGAATGGGGAATTGCTTCCCAGTGAAAATACGACATGCGATAATTTAACGAATCAGCAGATGATGCAAAGTGCATTGGACCGGAAGATTGAAAACTTCACCCTGGAGGTATCCTCTCACGGACTGGCACTCGGTAGATTGTGGGGAATCGACTTTGATGTTGTTGCATTTACAAACTTAAGTCACGATCACTTGGATTATCATGGGACGATGGAGCATTACGGATATGCAAAAGGTCTCTTATTCTCCCAGCTGGGGCAGGACCTTCAAGATCCAAAGTATGTCATCCTGAATGCGGATGATGAATGGTATCACCGTTACAGCTACATGACTCCACATGAAGTCATCAGTTACGGACTCGACGCTCATGCAGACTTCAAGGCAGTGAATATTGAATATTTCAATGATATGACGAAGTTCACCTTGAATTCACCCGAAGGAAGCTTTGAGGTCGAGATGAAGCTCCTTGGGAAATTCAATGTCTATAATGTACTGACTGCCATGGCATGCCTCTATGCAAGGGGGATGGAAATCTCAAGACTCGTGGAAATCATCCGTGATCTGCCTCCGGTGAATGGGCGAATGGAGAAGGTTGACATGAAGGCACCGCTTTCTGTGTACATCGATTACGCCCATACACCTGATGCCATTGAAAATGCCATTCAGTCTGTCCTTCCGTTCAAGGAGAATAAAATCATCTTCCTGGTCGGTACAGGTGGAAACCGTGATAAGACAAAACGTCCGACAATGGCAGAAAAAGCATCACTCGCAGACTACGTCATCCTGACGACGGATGACCCAAGGTATGAAGAATACGACAGTATCTTGAACGATCTGGAAAAAGGCATGCAGCATGACAAATACGCTCTCATCGGAGATCGGGCTGAAGCCGTCAAACATGCCATCGAAGTAAGTGAACCGGGAGATATCATCATCTTCGCAGGAAAAGGTCATGAAGACTATCAAATCATCGAGAATACCAAATATCCCCACAGCGATAAAGAGATTGCTGCGGAAGAAAGTAAACTGAAGTATGGTATAACGGAATAA
- a CDS encoding GGDEF domain-containing protein — translation MKFSLYLNDYETEKLFSTLRWLFVLIATLIFYIPPFSENITTNKTVFPYLLVSGIIYMLVTQIALIRAREDKRSLQFILKAGIVFDFLALIWLMVLSQGIHSPLYPISILFVMHATIYWRTKGALVSLSVFSAAYAVMGFMTVDIFQFQHYFTLTSNLFFLWIIGLFGALIMLRERAHYVQKEAYHHLAHKDYLSGLFNHRSFQERFRGRLEGKESFLLLLGDIDDFKKVNDEYGHLTGDEVIRKTGEVFRFHAEAYNGQAFRYGGEEFVFILPHMEERNIQRFLKELYGQLEDLDPIAISMSFGQSQSTETLEPERLIALADERLYQAKNAGKKRTCLANGALFMPGHPAPHKEKEAIR, via the coding sequence ATGAAGTTTTCGTTATACTTAAATGACTATGAAACAGAAAAATTGTTTTCCACTTTGAGATGGCTGTTTGTCCTGATCGCCACGCTCATCTTCTACATACCTCCATTTTCTGAAAATATTACAACGAACAAAACGGTCTTCCCTTATTTGTTGGTATCAGGAATCATTTATATGCTGGTGACTCAAATTGCTTTGATACGGGCGAGGGAGGACAAGCGAAGTCTTCAATTCATCCTGAAGGCGGGGATCGTCTTTGACTTTCTGGCACTGATTTGGCTGATGGTCTTATCACAGGGAATACATAGTCCCCTTTATCCCATATCCATTCTTTTCGTGATGCACGCGACGATTTACTGGAGGACGAAGGGTGCACTCGTCTCCCTGTCTGTATTCAGTGCAGCCTATGCTGTGATGGGCTTTATGACGGTGGACATCTTTCAATTTCAGCACTATTTCACTTTGACGTCCAACTTGTTCTTTCTCTGGATCATCGGTTTATTCGGGGCATTGATCATGTTAAGAGAGCGGGCTCACTATGTCCAAAAAGAAGCCTACCATCACCTTGCCCATAAGGACTATTTATCAGGGTTGTTTAATCATCGTTCGTTTCAGGAAAGATTCAGAGGCAGATTGGAAGGGAAGGAATCCTTTTTGCTATTATTGGGAGATATAGATGATTTTAAAAAGGTGAATGATGAGTACGGTCATTTGACAGGGGATGAGGTCATTCGGAAGACAGGGGAAGTCTTTCGTTTTCATGCCGAAGCATATAATGGGCAGGCTTTCAGGTATGGTGGAGAGGAGTTTGTCTTTATCTTACCCCATATGGAGGAGCGTAACATTCAACGGTTTCTTAAGGAATTATACGGACAGTTGGAAGATTTGGATCCAATCGCCATTTCCATGAGCTTCGGTCAGTCTCAATCAACGGAAACCCTGGAACCTGAAAGGCTGATCGCACTTGCCGACGAACGATTGTATCAGGCCAAGAATGCCGGCAAAAAAAGAACCTGCCTGGCAAATGGTGCACTGTTCATGCCGGGTCACCCTGCACCCCATAAAGAAAAAGAAGCCATCCGCTAA
- a CDS encoding peptide MFS transporter has translation MNSSTLDRLPQGKKHPKGLYLLFFTELWERYSYYGMRALLVLYLTTAFVSGGLGVDPAKALSIYGIYTGSVYFTPIVGGWLTDRYIGLRKAITIGGITMACGDFTIFLTHSQIGLYAGLALLVLGNGFFKPNISTLVGELYPRNDKRKDAAFTIFYMGINLGALFAPLIAGFLAEDLFLTTMADGTMHYGFKWAFLASSIGMITGQIIFSTLNNKYLGEVGLKPNKLLAEEANEDRDVPLTKKEKQRTTAILILACFVVFFWAGFEQAGSSFTLYTKNFIDRDVFGYTIPVAWFQSVNPLFIVILAPILSSVWLRLSRSKRGDINMTTKMGIGMILLGLGFMVLIPAVMQTGSDEQNITVKANLLFIVFTYLLHTLGELFLSPVGLSLVSKVAPVKIASLLMGVWMAAIGVASLLAGQLASLTATLGYLEIFAVIGAAAIILGFVLLTISKKLVIMMREENHIK, from the coding sequence GTGAACTCATCAACATTAGACCGTTTACCTCAAGGTAAAAAGCATCCCAAAGGTCTTTACCTGTTATTCTTCACAGAACTATGGGAACGGTATAGTTACTATGGAATGAGGGCCCTTCTCGTTCTATACTTAACGACAGCCTTTGTAAGCGGAGGCTTGGGGGTCGATCCCGCAAAAGCGTTGTCCATTTATGGTATTTATACCGGCAGTGTCTACTTTACCCCAATAGTAGGAGGATGGCTGACGGATCGATACATCGGGCTGAGAAAGGCGATCACCATCGGAGGAATCACCATGGCATGTGGAGATTTCACCATTTTCCTCACTCACTCCCAAATCGGCTTATATGCAGGACTTGCCCTTCTCGTTCTTGGGAACGGTTTTTTTAAACCGAATATATCCACACTCGTAGGGGAGCTTTACCCACGGAACGATAAACGAAAAGATGCCGCCTTTACCATTTTCTATATGGGAATCAACCTGGGAGCATTATTCGCCCCCCTCATTGCAGGTTTCCTTGCAGAGGACCTGTTCCTTACCACCATGGCGGACGGAACGATGCATTATGGATTCAAATGGGCATTCCTTGCCTCCTCCATCGGAATGATCACCGGGCAGATCATCTTTAGTACGTTAAACAATAAATATCTTGGGGAAGTAGGATTAAAGCCAAATAAACTATTAGCGGAAGAAGCCAATGAAGACAGGGATGTGCCTTTGACCAAGAAGGAAAAGCAGCGTACTACTGCCATTCTCATCCTTGCATGCTTTGTCGTATTTTTCTGGGCAGGGTTTGAACAGGCCGGGAGTTCATTTACTCTCTACACGAAAAATTTCATCGATCGTGACGTGTTTGGTTATACCATTCCCGTTGCTTGGTTCCAATCAGTCAATCCATTATTCATCGTCATCCTTGCACCGATCCTCTCAAGTGTCTGGTTACGACTTTCCCGATCGAAAAGGGGCGATATAAATATGACTACAAAAATGGGAATCGGAATGATCCTACTCGGCCTGGGATTCATGGTCCTCATACCTGCAGTCATGCAAACCGGGTCCGATGAACAAAACATCACAGTAAAAGCCAATCTTCTGTTCATCGTCTTTACGTATTTGCTTCACACACTGGGGGAGTTATTTCTGTCCCCTGTCGGTTTGTCTCTCGTCAGTAAAGTAGCCCCCGTGAAGATCGCCTCCCTCCTGATGGGGGTTTGGATGGCTGCCATCGGGGTGGCAAGCCTACTCGCAGGTCAACTTGCTTCCCTCACTGCGACCCTGGGGTATTTAGAAATATTCGCCGTCATTGGCGCTGCCGCCATCATATTGGGATTTGTATTGCTGACCATTTCCAAGAAGCTCGTGATCATGATGAGGGAAGAAAATCATATAAAATAA
- a CDS encoding SACOL1771 family peroxiredoxin, translated as MAKHSFHISTEWPGLRNDTGTLSSEHFHTKISIPPEMDGPGIGTNPDEMLLGAAATCYIITLAAMLERSHIEKKDLTMTSEGIVEVEKGVITYKEIIHRPILSLGSAASEKDIALSKKLMLKAEQSCMITRALKGNVSVKVDPEIHM; from the coding sequence ATGGCAAAACACTCGTTTCACATCTCGACTGAATGGCCGGGTCTCAGGAATGATACAGGCACCTTGAGCTCTGAACATTTTCATACGAAAATTTCGATCCCGCCTGAAATGGACGGTCCCGGGATCGGGACAAATCCTGATGAAATGCTCCTTGGAGCTGCAGCTACATGCTATATCATCACGCTTGCTGCTATGCTGGAAAGAAGCCATATAGAGAAAAAAGACTTAACGATGACTTCTGAAGGAATTGTAGAAGTAGAAAAAGGGGTCATCACGTATAAAGAAATCATTCATCGGCCAATCCTGTCACTCGGTTCTGCTGCCAGTGAGAAAGACATCGCACTTTCAAAGAAATTAATGCTGAAAGCTGAACAGTCATGCATGATCACACGTGCCCTTAAGGGGAATGTATCGGTGAAGGTAGATCCAGAAATACATATGTAG
- a CDS encoding cold-shock protein: MLEGTVKWFNAEKGFGFIEREGGDDVFVHFSAIQGEGFKTLEEGQKVSFEIVQGNRGDQAANVTKA, encoded by the coding sequence ATGTTAGAAGGTACAGTTAAATGGTTTAACGCAGAAAAAGGTTTCGGATTCATCGAGCGCGAAGGTGGAGACGACGTGTTCGTACACTTCTCAGCTATTCAAGGCGAAGGATTCAAAACTTTAGAAGAAGGTCAAAAAGTTTCTTTTGAAATCGTTCAAGGAAACCGTGGAGACCAAGCAGCTAACGTTACTAAAGCATAA
- a CDS encoding YihY/virulence factor BrkB family protein, with amino-acid sequence MIIIHHFKTVTVRFFKERFFDHSAQLAYYLLLSIFPFLIFVFSLISYLPISETNVLLLIKPFAPDKSYAIIQDNIERILYDQRGDVLSVSIFFTFWLSSMAVQSMVRSLNQAYRIERKKPFLIALLYDLLLTVGFMVLISFSLIVPVVEEYVRHARFTEGKINGDWSQAWVIGKWGLSSVFMFILFVFLYMVVPSKRISLLHVIPGALVATFGWQGVSWLYGTYVKLNDYSQFYGQLGSVITLVVWFYISSTILLIGGLLNGSVAEKTLK; translated from the coding sequence ATGATTATCATACATCATTTTAAGACGGTGACTGTTCGATTTTTCAAGGAACGCTTCTTCGATCATTCAGCGCAGCTGGCCTATTACTTATTGTTATCCATTTTTCCATTTTTGATTTTCGTGTTTTCATTAATCAGTTATCTGCCCATATCGGAGACCAACGTGCTGCTATTGATCAAACCTTTTGCCCCTGATAAATCATACGCCATCATCCAGGATAATATTGAACGCATCCTATATGACCAGAGGGGGGACGTCTTGTCGGTTTCCATTTTCTTCACTTTCTGGCTTTCTTCGATGGCGGTCCAATCGATGGTACGTTCGCTGAATCAGGCATATAGGATCGAAAGGAAGAAACCTTTTCTCATCGCATTGTTGTATGATCTCTTATTGACGGTCGGCTTCATGGTCCTTATTTCGTTTTCCCTCATCGTACCGGTTGTCGAGGAGTATGTCCGTCATGCACGATTTACAGAGGGCAAAATTAACGGCGACTGGAGTCAGGCCTGGGTGATCGGCAAATGGGGATTGAGCTCTGTCTTTATGTTCATCCTCTTTGTCTTTCTGTATATGGTCGTTCCAAGTAAAAGGATATCGCTTCTTCACGTCATCCCTGGCGCACTGGTTGCGACATTCGGGTGGCAGGGAGTTTCGTGGCTTTATGGAACTTACGTGAAGTTGAATGATTATTCCCAGTTTTACGGTCAGCTGGGGAGCGTCATTACGCTCGTGGTCTGGTTTTATATATCCTCAACCATCCTTTTGATCGGGGGCTTGTTGAACGGTAGTGTAGCAGAGAAAACATTGAAATAG
- the kynA gene encoding tryptophan 2,3-dioxygenase, with protein MVNKNDSMGNEEVYTDFINRMTYGEYLGLDTLLDSQKRLSGHHDEMLFIIIHQVSELWMKLILHETRASIASIQKGELSPAFKMLARVSKIQSQIIHAWDVLSTLTPSEYVQFRDSLGQASGFQSYQYRMIEFALGYKTRHVLEIYKKDPELLAQLTDAYEAPSLYDVSILALAGAGLPIHEDVKNRDYTKPYSEDQSVLEAWTTVYKNPDQYWDLYELAEKLIDIEDWLQQWRFRHMKTVERIIGHKMGTGGSSGVGYLKKVLDHRFFPELWNVRTNL; from the coding sequence ATGGTTAACAAGAACGATTCCATGGGGAATGAAGAAGTATATACGGATTTTATCAATAGAATGACGTATGGTGAATATTTGGGTCTGGACACATTATTGGATAGTCAAAAGCGTTTGTCCGGTCACCACGATGAAATGCTGTTCATCATCATCCATCAAGTCAGTGAACTATGGATGAAATTGATCCTGCATGAAACCAGGGCGAGCATTGCCTCCATTCAAAAAGGCGAACTGTCCCCTGCATTTAAAATGCTTGCCAGGGTTTCAAAGATACAATCCCAGATCATCCATGCATGGGATGTGTTATCGACCCTCACTCCATCAGAGTATGTCCAATTCCGGGACAGCCTTGGTCAAGCCTCCGGGTTTCAATCATATCAATACAGGATGATTGAATTCGCCCTGGGGTATAAAACCAGGCATGTTCTTGAAATTTACAAAAAAGATCCTGAGTTATTAGCCCAGCTTACCGATGCCTATGAGGCCCCTTCCCTTTATGATGTTTCCATCCTTGCTTTGGCTGGTGCAGGGTTGCCTATTCATGAAGATGTAAAGAATCGTGATTATACAAAACCCTACAGTGAAGACCAGTCGGTACTCGAAGCCTGGACAACCGTCTATAAAAATCCTGATCAATATTGGGACCTCTATGAGTTGGCTGAAAAATTAATCGACATTGAAGATTGGCTCCAGCAATGGCGGTTCCGCCATATGAAAACAGTCGAAAGAATCATCGGTCACAAAATGGGTACTGGTGGCTCCAGCGGTGTCGGGTATTTAAAAAAGGTGCTTGACCACCGCTTTTTCCCTGAGCTTTGGAACGTGCGCACGAACCTTTGA
- a CDS encoding DUF3243 domain-containing protein: MANHSTEEKMESKVENTMDRMSQDKKEDILSNFDHFKEYLGNKVSLADKLGMNEEQQAKAAQKVGDYLAAHEEPKNREEKLLYELWKAGNKEEQHMLSHMLVKLVHAES; the protein is encoded by the coding sequence ATGGCAAATCATTCTACAGAAGAAAAGATGGAGTCGAAGGTAGAAAATACAATGGATCGTATGTCCCAGGACAAAAAAGAGGACATTCTTTCAAACTTTGATCATTTCAAAGAATACTTAGGGAACAAGGTTTCCTTAGCAGATAAGCTGGGGATGAATGAAGAGCAGCAGGCAAAGGCAGCTCAGAAGGTAGGGGACTATCTGGCAGCTCATGAAGAACCGAAAAACAGGGAAGAGAAGCTGTTGTATGAATTATGGAAAGCGGGAAATAAAGAAGAGCAGCATATGCTTTCTCACATGCTCGTGAAACTTGTTCACGCGGAATCGTGA